The region accacaaAACTGTGCTTCCAGggccctgtttttgttttaatgctgAGGTACTATAGTGTCTCAGTATAGTAATTGCCTTCAGATAACAGTATTCATGGCGAACACTCCATTAGTGGCATAGCAAAAGCTATCTACTCTGGTTAGGCCAAGAcctccattaaaaaaaaccaacaatataAACAGATGTGTCAgttctttgtggaaaaaaaagagttcctAGGCTTCAAAAGCATCAAGCAGTACTGTTTACTCCCTGCACAAATGTGAGATTACTGACAGGATTCCCAAGAGAGCTTTGTGGTTTCAGAGGAGTTTTTAGGGCTTTCTATGTCTCAAGGCAATGGGCCGGGAGTGCTTATTGAGTAGGCAAAcaagtttctgtttttgttattggaTCCTTGGGAAGAGATAGCAGGATTTTCCTAAGTCAAAGGGAATTTCTGGTTTCTGCTCTCTTCCCATGAATCCAACTGTGAGTTTAAAGCATGTTTCCCTGGTGCTGAAGATTGAAACCaggacacacaaacaccacaagTTGCATTCCCAAACTTTTTGAAAAAATTGATTTTGTGTGGGGGGCATACTGTTTCCACCGCACCCATGTTGACGTCAGAGaagaacttgcaggagttggttcagTCCTTCCACCATataaagtcagaggacaacttttggaactCTTTTCTTTCCACTATATgagttttggggattgaactcagattatcagacttggtggcaaagaGCCCTTACCTACTGAACCGTTTTCTTTATAAGGCAAGGGCTTGATATATAGCTAAGGTTGATGTGGAACTCACAGGTTCTTGCTTCCACTAGAAGCAGCTTCAAACTTACCCATCAGTGTGTTTATAGCTCCAAGCAgaatgcttctgcctctgccttccctggtCCCTCATTCCCAGCATTCCCCAAATTCCTACCCATAATTAGCAAAGTCTCCCAGTCTTGCAAAGGGTCTATGTGTTAGCAGGAGTTTAGAAAGCTAAATTATCAGGAGGCATCTCAGGCTGTAGTTAGATTCCTTGTTAAGAGCATGACCCTCCTTATAGGGTCTTATATATTCCCAGGGTCCCCAAGGGCTTGAGTCAACTTCTGAGCAGGGCTTTGAGCTAAGAGCATTTGGCTTTGATGAGGTGCTTGGGAAATGTTTCTAAACAAACTCAGATAAGTGTATTTCCTGTGATACTCAACATGGTAATCTCTCTCCACTTAAAAAGGTTTCTTCTTAATAcagggaagaaaattaaaaccagaaaagctaactattaaaataaaaatataggaatATAATAGAGATATAAGGGTTGTATTTCATTGCATATACAATCGTATTATTCTTACCATGcatactttcaaaaatatttggaaaatgagaaacaatttgtaattaaatatattaaaaataaggacTCTTTCAACATGGTATTAACTAATATGGCAGTGCACACCAATAATACTAGtattcagaaggtagaggcaagaggcaAGAGGCAAGAGAATACTGAGATTGGGGCTACCCCTCAGCTACATGGTCAGACATCTTGGTACCATTAAAATCACTGGACCCAcggggtggtggtgcactcctttaatcccagcacgcgggaggcagaggcaggcagatctctatgagtttgaggccagcctagactggtctacaaagcaagttccaggacagccagagctaaacagtgaaactctgtctcgaaaaaaaaatcactgaaccCCTGCCTAAGAGATGAAACATGACACAATGACCTCTGAGCTGGACCACCAGACTGCCTACTACCTTCTAGGTATTGTCTTTACCTCTGCAGATGCCCCAGTTAGCTCAGTGGCACTTCGACAGTCGGGAGGCTATGTTGCCACCATTGGAACCAAATTTTGTGCTTTGAACTGGGAAGATCAATCAGTATTTGTCTTAGCCACGGTGGATAAAGATAAGACAAACAATCGATTCAATGATGGGAAGGTGGATCCTGCTGGGAGATACTTTGCTGgtatgatttctttctctcttttttgcccctatttcttgtgtttgaatcttactctttctgtgtgtgtgtgtgtgtgtgtgtgtgtgtgtgtgtgtgtgtgttggttgctGTGGGATGGAACAAAAATGTATATGTACTAGATAAATGTTCTACCAAAATAAGTAATACTATATAATgaacgtatatatatatatatatatatatacatacatacatatatatatatatatatatatatatatatatatatatatatataaaccttaCCTAGAGTTAGAGAGTGACTTGTAaacattttgttcttgttttaatatGTACTCTATCTGagcctttctctctccagaaaCATTTAGGGttgcatgtttatgtatgtgtgctttgtgtgttcaCTAAGGAGAgcggcttttttttggggggggacacAGTCTTACTATGCATCCTTGGCCAGGCTGAAACTTGCtaagtaaaccaggctgaccttgaagtcacagaaatacacctgtttctgccttctgagttttggaattaaaagtgtgtgccactgtgccatGCCCAGTGAGAATGGCATATTTTTACATGAATACAATTTagtaagcaacttacagaagTTTAGCATTGATTCAATAAATCTGTATTTCTGTTATGTCAACTGACCAAATAATGTCCATTATGGAATTTTCCCCTCCAGTGAGGGATCCTGTCTGGAATCACATATTGTACTTGTCTTTTCATCCTCTTAATATGAAGCATTTTCTtgaccctcctccttctctcttttttatgacattgtcatttttaaagaatacgATCCCACCCACCctctttaataataaaacattcttCATTTTGTAGATGTATGATGTTTCCTTGAGAGTAGCTTGATGTTAGACATTCTTGACTGGAATACTGTGGAGGTGATGTCCTGTCCTTCTCAGGGCGTCCAGCCTGGAGGTACACGCTGTCTCTCTGCCCCTCACTGGTGATGCTGAAGTCCTGCAGCATCTCTGCTTCATAGtaactgctgttttgttttgttgctttgagaAAAAGTTTCACTATGGGGCCCAGGAtgccctcaaacttgctatgcagctgaggtttgcctcaaacttgcaatcctcctgcctccaggtctcaaacgctggaattatagacacatATCAAACACTACATCTGACTatatataactttaaaagaattttaactgTAGTTAAAAATATCAGTTATTTTTCACCTCCTATGACCCTGGGAATTAGCCAGCATTGATTCACCATCTCCATTTTTCCATCCCTACACTGCCTTCTCATGTTGTTTGGCTGTGACAGCCTTTCCCATGGTGACTCACTATCAGCAGGAGAGGCAGGTAAGATGTCATGAACTGGCTATCTATTGGTCTCTATCTTGCTGGACTGTTTACAACCACAGAGATTACCCAGCGCAGGTTGAAAGAATAAAGATGGAAATCCATAGAGAGTCCCTCTACCAATAATTTCTGCCAGATAAAGAATTATGAAGTTGATCTCGGTGCCATACACCTGTTAtcccctagcactcaggaaactgaggcaggaatattgcaagttcaaagccatcctgggctacataacacaACCTaagataaaggaggaaagaggaaggatagCCTTTCCACATGTTCTTCAGTCTCTTCCTGAGAGTGTGGAAGAATGTTTGCGAAGTAACTTTGAGATAGCAGGAAACTGCTGAGTGACGCatcctccccagggaaggagaACTTATACACTATatacctatatgtatatatagagaggaCCTATACACCATATTACCTATATATAGAACCTACACActataaacatgtatgtatatatatatatagggggGGGACCTATACACTGTCCTCTTGCCGCTCAAGCTTGCTTCTCCTATTTGcaatctatttttctcttctttcaaatgaagTATGAAATAGTAGCTTCCCAATTTTTTTGCTCTAATCAGAGtctgctctggcctctgagagcatgTGTCACCCAAGTCCATCTCCCTGAATACTGAACATTGACTTAAGGGAATGAAGTACTTGAGACGAATGCATATGCTGCTGTTGCTGGGCAAATTGTTCTGTAAGCGGCAGTAACTCTCCACTCTCAGTTCTTCTACGGCCTTGCCGCCATTTCGTCTACTTTCTGCCACTGAGAGAAGGATGTTGATTGTTCACAGTATAATTCAgtatttttctaccttttttcAGGTATGAcaaatttttctttgtgtattttaaagcaCTACTATTAAATACGTAGACATTTAAAATTACTGTGTATTCTTAGTGAATTGGCCGTTTTCAACCTGTAACTCCCCTCTTTGCCTACCATATGTGATATGACATTTTTCCTTCATTGTTtttaagtatctttatttgacTTTGGGTTTCAGCAATTTGATCACAGTGTGTGAAGGTCTGGGTTCCTTTCTGTTCATTATGTTTTGGATTTGCTCAGCTTCTTAAGTCTACTGAAAACTTTGATAATTTTCTCCAATCTGGAAAGTTTTGAGTCACATAACCTTTAAAAACCTTTGgccttcactttttctttttctctgggcACCCAATGAGGTGTTAGCCCTTTTGCTGTCCTGTGGCTACAGGGTCTgctctttttaattatgtatacagtgttctgcctgcatgtatacctacaGATCTCAttatggttatgagccaccatatggttgctgggaactgaactcaggacatttgggagtgctcttaaccactgagccatctctccagcccattaccTTATTTCCATTGCTCTAACAGACTACACTGACCCTTTGTTCTTGTTGATGCTCTTCTACTATTGAGTTGGTCCAGTGCACTCTCTAGTTTTGTTTGGTTATTCTTCACAGCTTCTAATACTTTGGCAATGTGTTCTATTCTGAGATTCGTGACtgtttacaattttttttgagacagggtttctctgcagctttagagcctgtcctggagctagctcttatagaccaggctggtcttgaactcacagagatccgcctgcctctgcctcccgagtactgggattaaaggcgtgagccaccactgcccggctctacaattttttttataaaacttgcATTAGTCTTTAATAAAACCTTCCAACATCTGTGCCATATGATTTTCATAATCTATTGATTTCCTACACTTACTGAGTCATCCACCCTTCCCTTTGTTGCTCAATTTATTAGTTATCTTTCCGTCACAATAATGAGATAACTAAGGTGATtaacttacaaagagaaaaaaggtTATTTTGATACACATCTTTAAAGGTTCTAGTCCATGATCAAATGACCCTATTGCTTTGGGCCTCTAGTAAGGAAGCATATTGTGTTGAGAATGTGTGATAGAGCAAATTGCACATCTTGTGAGCCAGCAAGTAAAGGATGACTAGACTGGCCAGTGTTCCACAACCCCCTTAAAAGTCATGCATCCAATGACCTGAGACTTCTAATAGGCTCCACCCCCTAAAAAGTCACAGCATCTCACAAGCCATTAAACACATGGGCTTTCAGAGACATTCAATGCCAAATGATAGCACCAAATAATTTTAGGTTATATCCTAGAGATTATGAATATTGTGTTATGAGACCCTGCACATTGTTTAAATCCTTTAGAACATGTGATACAGGCTGAGGATGAGCCAAGGAGTCCACAAATCTCTTAAGGGGTTACATTCTTACATATCTCAGGCTGTCCCCAATCTTCTGATCGTCCTCCTTcggcttccagagtgctgggattacaggggagGGGCCACCACACTTAGCGTATACCATGAATTTTGTTCAGGTTTTATACTTGTGCTCAGTAGGAAAAAATGAGGTTAGTTCATGTTTATCCCTTCTTATTTGAAACCATATCTAAATTgctaaatagtgtgtgtgtgcatttgtgtatgtgtgtgcatgtttgagagagagagagagagagagagagagagagagagagagagagagagagagagagtttgaggaAGGGGGTTGTTATGTAGCCCAACTGGACCTCAAAGTCACCGAGCTGTTTCAAATTCACCCTCGTGTCTCCTAATCTAAAGTGTTGGTATCATAAGTGTGTTATCACACCCAGCCTTAGGGTGGGTTTCTTAACTAAAATACTGCAAATGATCCATAGTAAAGGAAGATGGGGATTGTACAGGATGAATATCTACAGGACTGAGCTAATGTTCTTTGTGTCCCAAAGGCACCATGGCTGAGGAAACAGCCCCGGCAGTACTTGAGCGGCACCAAGGGTCCTTGTACTCCCTCTTTCCTGATCACAACGTTAAGAAATACTTCGACCAAGTAGACATCTCCAATGGTTTGGATTGGTCCCTGGACCATAAAATTTTCTACTATATTGACAGCCTGTCCTACTCTGTGGATGCCTTTGACTATGACCTGCATACAGGACAGATCTGTAAgaacatctttattattttttataataccaCTCATACCATTTTTATATCTTGATGATTAGTAAGGGATCTCTCCCACAGTCCATGtgaaaaagtatttatttgtcAACTACAGAACTTTGAAATTAAAGATGACTCAGACTTGACTGAGCTGCCAGTCAAATTGTGGTCCCCAGCACAGCTGAACTCTGCTATTTGGGTCTAGGGCTATAGCTGGCCTACTGCAACTAGGCCTGaactttttctttccatctcctccctggAGAATGAATCTTAACCTATCAGCACCTAGAGGCATGTAATATACAACAGAGTGtgagaaaagagggaaaactCTGAGCATGTGGGTGCCCGATTCTTATTTGATCTTTAGTTGACCATAGGCAAATGAACGACCtttgaaatggaaaaataacagaaaagtgCTTCCAGGTTGGTTCAGTTCCATCAATGTTCTGTAAAATGAGCCATCACTGGGAACTTCTAGGGAAAAAAACTATttagaagaatttaaaatggagACCTTGAAACTGTTTGATGAAAAGTTCCAGACAGGAAAAGCAAAACCAATCATAAAAATGACTTGAAAAAAGTCACAAGGCTTTATGTAGATTTAATCAAGGGCAAACTCTTCCAGTACAGAGGCTTTTCTTTGAAGTGTGTAGTGTTCTTTTTTATGACTATTCTTACCCAATTTCCTTACACATGGTTTTAACATTTTCCCATTATATCTCAATCTGATTGCTGGAATGACCTGAATTTTGTAGCTGGCTATTCTTctgcattggtttttttttttttttttttttttttttttttggtgctggagaccaaactcatttctttgtgtgtgtgctaaggTGCAATTCCAGCCCTCTTCTACCTTTCATTGTccattgtttatttattctggaTCTCCTTTAAGCAGCCTGAGGATTTTAGAATGCCCTTTTAATAAGTAAGCTCTTTAAATATTGTTTCTTGATTTTGTAGTAAGTAAGAAAAATGAGTGGCTCCCCAGGTTTTGTACATGCATTGTTCATATGGTACCATTAAGCTGCCATATAGATCTTCAGCTTAGTAAAAGGAGTGTTGGTAACTAAGATAGTGATCTAAACACAGACTGAAGAACGTCTGAGATACACTTGCAAAGCTTGGTTTTGGTCGGCCTCAGAGAGCTATCTATTGATACTTTACTAAAAATTCGGAAATGATACAATGACTGCTCCTTCAAGACTAATCCTCGTGGtcagaagtctgaggcaggaagattattttAAGACTCTAAAGACAGATTGGGCTACACAATGAATTTTGGGTCATCCTTGGATATAAAATGAGAACTTATATCAAAATAAATAGGTAATGCAGCTTTATTGAgcttagtggtagaacatttgcctactatacacaaggctctgagttctatctccagaagtgaaaaaaaaagaaagtaaaacttttcttttcctctgaagtCTTAGAAATCTTAGACATATATATCTATAAAGACAAAAGGTAGTGAATCTATCTCAAATCATGTAGTAAAAATCCTTTGTTCACATGCCAGCCACTAGACAAGCAAAAGTGACCAGTATTTATAAGCAGCTTGAGAGTGCACTGTCTACTCGTCAGCATTGTGTGACCCATTGTTTTGtcgtgttttggttttggttttcaactGCAGCCAACCGCAGAATTGTTTACAAGATGGAGAAAGATGAACAAATCCCAGATGGAATGTGCATTGATGCTGAGGGAAAGCTTTGGGTGGCCTGTTACAATGGAGGAAGAGTAATTCGTCTAGATCCTGAGACAGGTACGCTGGAAACAAAATGGAACTGCCTACCCAGTCCAGAAAACTAGAGATCATTACTAATACAGTTAGAGTTATGTTAGTGGTCTTAActgagcaatatatatatattggtttaacttagcagccccaaaagcaaatatctctctgtagtcaaaaaattcaaagaaaacacaatattataaataattcatactctgtgtattttccagctatacattgcttatttttctttattcctttaatctatgactgtctgtactctatctctttaaagactgttttatttttttctatttttttcttctctctctcaagcccatgtacatttatccaataatgtaacccatttagaggtcttttccaactgaatttgtttttattgcaaaacataattttatctgtaatctttttctgaccaggaccacttctAAAAATGCTTAGCAGGCATTTCTAGGACCAACTCCACGATCCTGCCTGTTGGcttcacccagtccaacatggtagaggcctctgagagccatgcatgctgccccagctccaggattGCAGctggtctatgtcaccattaagcaactaatAACATgttgttcacaaaccccattcaagtgctcaggctcctgaaagagtcagagttcatgctggcatcATGAACCAGGaaaaccaggaagctgctgtttcttttttattttttatgttatatattttatatttttattgatttttttctgctcccctccctgcctctcccctccccttcaaccccctcccaaggtccccatgctcctaatttactcaggagatcttttctttttctacttccaatgtagattagatccatgtatgtctctcttagagtcctcattgttttctaggttctctgggattgtgatttgtaggctgattttctttgctttatgtttaaaaaacgcttatgggtgagtacatatgataattatctttctgtgtctggattaccttactcaaaataatgttttctagctctatccatttgcctgcaaatttcaagatgtcattatttttttctgctgtgtagtactccattgtgtgaatgtaccacatttttctttgcatttctctgatgactaaggatgttgaacatttccttaagtgtctttcagccattttagatccctccgttgagagttttctgtttaggtctgtactcctttttttggattatttgttcttttgatgaccaatttcttgagttctttgtatattttggagatcagtcctctgtctgatgcagggttggtgaagatcttttcccattctgtaggctgtcatcttgtcttattgaccatgtcctttgctttacagaagcttttcagtttcaggaggtcccacttattagttgtttcagtgtctgtgctactagggttatatttaggaagtggtctcctgtgccaatgcgttcaagtgtacttcccactttttcttctgtgacattcagtgtggctggctttatgttgatgtctgtgatccatttgaacttgaggtttatgatggtaatagatatggatctattttcattcttctacatgttgatatccagttatgccagcaccatttgttaaatatgctttctttttgatatttattattcatttgatatattttgcttctttttcaaaaatcaggtgttcaaaggtgtgtggattaatgtccaggtcttcagtttggttccattggtccttctgtctgtttgtatgctgatactaggctgttttcagtactgtatctctgtggaagaatttgaagtcagggattgtgatctttccagaaattcttttgttgtacaggattgttttggctatccttggatttttgcttttccatataaaattgagtactgttctttcaaggtctgtgaaaaaattTGCTgggatatttttattcatatttattgagctctacatttttctctgctccccattcaaccctcccccaaggtccccatactcccaatttactcaggagatattgtcttttcctactttctacttcccatgtagattagatgtatgtaagtctctcttagtgtcctcattgttgtctaatttctctgggaattgtggtttgcaggctggctttctttgatttatgtttaaaaaccacctatgagtgagtacatgtgataattgtctttctgtgtctgggttttttctgggattttgatagacattacgttgaatctgtagattgttttaggtaagactgccatttttactatgtttattctacctacccaagagcacgggagatcttttcactttctggtgttttcaatttctttcttcaaagatttaagttcttgtcatacaagtcttccacttgtttgattagagttcctctgagatactttatgctatttgtggctattgtgaagggtgatgtttctctgatttctttctctccatttagtgtgatattggctgttggcttgctgtatattgcctttattatgtttaggtatgttccttgtattcctgctctctccaagacctttatcatgaagggatgttgtattttgtcaaaagcttttttggcatctaatatGATTTATcgtgtgctttttattttagtgtgtttatatagtgaattacattgatagattctcatatgttgaactatccctgcatctctgggatgaagccaacttgatcatgttAGATGATGGTTCTgaagtgttcttggattcgatttgccagtattttattgagtatttttgcatcaatattcatgagtgaaactgatctgtaatttttttcttaacaatgtctttgtgtggtttgggtatcaggataattgtagcctcataaaaagagtttggcaatgttccctttgttcttattgtatggaacaatttgaagagtattggtattagttttctttgaaaatcttgtagaattctgagttgaaaccatctggtcctgagctttttttggttgggagacttttgatgactgtttctatttcttcaacagttataggtctgtttaatttgtttatctggtcttgatttaattttggtaagtgatatttatccagaagtttgtccatttcctttaagttttccaattttatggagtataGGTTTTTTAAATACggcctaatgattctctgtatttcctctgtgtctgttgttatgccccccttttcatttctgattttgttaatttggatattctctctctgccttttagttaatttgaataaaggtttgtctattttgttgattttctagcagaaccaactctttgtctcattgattcttggtattgttttctttgtttctatttaattgatttcagctctcaattttttaaaaaatatttatttatttatttatttatttatttatttattatgtatacaatattctgtctgtgtgtatgcctgcatgccagaagagggcaccagaccccattacagatggttgtgagccaccatgtggtttctgggaattgaactcaggacctttggaagagcaggcaatgctcttaacctctgagccatctctccagcccttcagctctcaatttgattatttcctgccatctagttctcttaggtgagtttgcttcttttcgttctaaagttttcaaatgttctgttaattcactagtgtgggatttttccagcctctttatgtaggtgtttagtgctatgaactttcctcttaacactgctttcattgtgttccataaatttgggtatgt is a window of Arvicola amphibius chromosome X, mArvAmp1.2, whole genome shotgun sequence DNA encoding:
- the Rgn gene encoding regucalcin, with the translated sequence MSSIRIECVLRENCRCGESPVWEEASNSLLFVDIPAKKVCRWDSLSKHVQRVAVDAPVSSVALRQSGGYVATIGTKFCALNWEDQSVFVLATVDKDKTNNRFNDGKVDPAGRYFAGTMAEETAPAVLERHQGSLYSLFPDHNVKKYFDQVDISNGLDWSLDHKIFYYIDSLSYSVDAFDYDLHTGQISNRRIVYKMEKDEQIPDGMCIDAEGKLWVACYNGGRVIRLDPETGKRLQTVKLPVDKTTSCCFGGKDYSEMYVTCARDGMDAEGLLRQPDAGGIFKITGLGVKGIAPYSYAG